A genomic stretch from Methanotorris formicicus Mc-S-70 includes:
- a CDS encoding chorismate--pyruvate lyase family protein, whose translation MKIYERIRELSKKYELKNEEKMILGTDGSVTNLLEILFEGDVVVKTIFQKIVDDTTYRTVILEVNNIPLVYATSKIPFKNIEYELRENIKRDLLSAEIPIGRILKMHNLETRREIIDIDVKGVDEKVRKLLKTDKKLFPQRTYNIIHNNKILMQITEIFNLGEHI comes from the coding sequence ATGAAGATATATGAAAGGATCAGGGAGTTGTCAAAGAAATATGAATTGAAAAATGAGGAAAAAATGATTCTCGGAACTGATGGAAGTGTAACAAATCTGTTGGAAATTTTATTTGAGGGAGATGTTGTTGTTAAGACCATATTTCAAAAAATTGTAGATGATACAACCTACAGGACGGTTATACTTGAGGTAAACAATATTCCTCTTGTATATGCCACTTCAAAAATACCATTTAAAAACATAGAGTATGAGTTGAGGGAGAATATAAAAAGAGATTTATTATCTGCAGAAATCCCAATTGGAAGGATTTTGAAGATGCACAACCTTGAAACAAGAAGAGAAATTATAGATATTGATGTTAAAGGGGTTGATGAAAAAGTTAGAAAATTATTAAAAACAGATAAAAAACTATTCCCCCAAAGAACCTACAACATCATCCACAATAACAAAATACTAATGCAAATTACTGAAATTTTCAATTTAGGGGAGCATATTTAG
- the amrS gene encoding AmmeMemoRadiSam system radical SAM enzyme has protein sequence MLKEAMFYEKLEKNRVKCNLCPRHCVILDGKRGFCRARKNIDGKLYAMGYGKLSSVAIDPIEKKPLFHFYPGSSVLSIATGGCNFRCKYCQNWQISQRAPDEIPYKEMYPEDIVNLTIEYNCEGISYTYTEPTIFYEIMYDTAILARKHRLYNAMVTNGYIEEEPLKKLPVDAMNIDIKGNAEFYKKVCQGTLDPVLRTCVLAKKLGIHVEVTNLIIPGYNDNEDDMLYIIEFVKDKLGKETPIHFTRFHPDYMLMDIPPTPVEVLEKARNMALEEGLKYVYIGNVPGHGGEHTYCPNCGALLIRRDIFNISIVDLDMTTKPPKCLVCGEKIDIITK, from the coding sequence ATGTTAAAAGAAGCGATGTTTTATGAGAAACTTGAAAAAAATAGAGTTAAGTGTAATTTATGCCCAAGACACTGTGTAATTTTAGATGGGAAGAGGGGATTTTGTAGAGCAAGGAAAAATATTGATGGGAAATTATATGCTATGGGTTATGGAAAGTTGTCATCTGTTGCAATAGACCCAATCGAAAAAAAGCCTTTATTCCACTTTTACCCGGGTTCAAGTGTTTTATCCATTGCCACTGGGGGATGTAATTTTAGATGCAAATACTGCCAAAATTGGCAGATAAGCCAAAGAGCACCTGACGAAATTCCATACAAAGAAATGTATCCAGAGGATATCGTAAATCTTACAATTGAATACAACTGTGAGGGGATTAGTTACACGTACACAGAACCTACTATATTTTATGAGATTATGTATGATACGGCAATCCTTGCAAGAAAACATAGATTGTATAATGCAATGGTGACAAATGGTTATATTGAGGAAGAACCTCTTAAAAAACTTCCAGTAGATGCTATGAATATTGACATTAAAGGAAATGCAGAGTTTTACAAAAAGGTTTGTCAGGGTACTCTTGACCCCGTTTTAAGAACATGTGTGTTGGCAAAAAAACTTGGAATACACGTAGAAGTAACAAATCTAATAATCCCCGGATATAACGACAACGAGGATGATATGCTATATATAATAGAATTTGTAAAAGATAAGTTAGGAAAAGAAACCCCTATCCACTTCACAAGATTCCATCCAGATTATATGTTAATGGATATTCCCCCAACACCCGTTGAAGTTTTGGAAAAAGCGAGAAATATGGCGTTGGAAGAGGGTTTAAAGTATGTTTATATTGGGAATGTTCCCGGACATGGAGGAGAACATACATATTGTCCAAATTGTGGGGCATTATTAATTAGGAGGGATATATTCAATATATCAATCGTCGACCTTGATATGACGACAAAACCTCCAAAATGTTTAGTATGTGGTGAAAAAATAGATATTATTACAAAATAA